In Candidatus Desulfofervidus auxilii, one genomic interval encodes:
- a CDS encoding N-acetylmuramoyl-L-alanine amidase — protein MQRFLGTVSLFFFFFYGICIPNVYSRTLPKVAIKKIRVYSLPTGIKIKLNTTGKFFYKSFILSSRKSEKYIVVDIWPAYLPQVRKTISVRHPQVKKIKISQFNRKTVRVAIQLTKKLAYNTKKWKNNLTLFIHSPKPLKRKKKTCILGVKVSYPPPQGLKIIINTQGKPHFKDFILPGFKKLSPRLVIDLWPAYLPKGFMKKANIKHPFVSQLRVAQFNKQTVRIVLSLKISRIPYKINFQGNRLILNAFSATASEGSSAILPSILGLKIKKVVIDPGHGGRDPGAIGYKGLKEKDITLKLAYLLKKRLETDLGCKVILTRYRDKFVSLERRAAIANRHKADLFISLHCNACPSHRLHGIETYFVGLTDDQYALAVAARENASLNKGRGELNDVLLDLLAKAKIKESAYLAAEIQKSLIQYLRGKRYNPVRDLGVKQAPFYVLIGTDMPAVLIETGFIDHLREGRRFCRERYLQRLAEGIVRGIENYIKVVKYSPTMERGIGG, from the coding sequence ATGCAGCGGTTTCTAGGCACTGTTAGTTTGTTTTTCTTCTTTTTCTATGGGATATGCATTCCTAATGTCTATTCCCGAACTTTACCCAAGGTTGCCATTAAAAAAATAAGGGTTTATTCTTTACCCACAGGGATAAAGATAAAATTAAATACTACGGGAAAATTTTTCTATAAATCTTTTATTCTTTCTTCCAGAAAATCAGAGAAATACATAGTAGTTGATATCTGGCCTGCTTATTTACCACAAGTGAGAAAGACCATTTCTGTGAGACATCCTCAGGTTAAAAAAATAAAAATCTCTCAATTTAATAGAAAAACAGTGCGGGTGGCGATTCAGCTTACCAAGAAATTAGCTTATAACACTAAAAAATGGAAAAACAATTTAACTTTGTTTATTCATTCTCCTAAACCCTTGAAAAGAAAAAAAAAGACTTGCATTTTAGGAGTAAAAGTAAGTTATCCACCCCCGCAAGGATTAAAAATTATCATTAACACCCAAGGTAAGCCACATTTTAAGGACTTTATATTACCTGGTTTTAAAAAATTAAGTCCTAGATTGGTTATAGATTTGTGGCCGGCTTATTTGCCTAAAGGGTTTATGAAAAAAGCAAACATCAAACACCCTTTTGTGTCTCAATTGCGGGTAGCTCAGTTTAATAAACAAACCGTAAGGATAGTTTTATCACTTAAAATTTCTAGAATACCTTACAAAATTAATTTTCAGGGAAATAGGCTTATTTTGAACGCTTTTTCTGCTACTGCTTCTGAAGGTTCTTCAGCCATCTTGCCTTCTATTTTAGGGTTAAAGATTAAAAAAGTAGTTATTGACCCTGGTCATGGAGGACGAGACCCAGGTGCTATTGGATATAAAGGCTTAAAGGAGAAGGATATCACTCTAAAACTGGCCTATTTGTTAAAAAAGAGGTTAGAAACTGATTTGGGATGTAAAGTAATTCTTACCCGTTATAGAGACAAATTTGTTTCTTTAGAGAGAAGGGCAGCCATAGCCAATAGACACAAGGCAGATTTGTTTATTTCTCTGCATTGTAATGCCTGCCCCAGTCATCGCTTACATGGAATAGAAACTTATTTTGTAGGGTTGACAGATGACCAATATGCTTTGGCGGTAGCAGCGCGTGAAAATGCCTCTCTTAACAAAGGTAGAGGAGAGCTAAACGATGTCTTGCTTGATTTATTAGCCAAGGCCAAGATAAAGGAATCTGCTTATTTGGCAGCAGAAATTCAGAAAAGTTTAATCCAATACTTAAGGGGTAAAAGATATAACCCCGTGAGAGATTTGGGTGTAAAGCAAGCACCTTTCTATGTCCTTATTGGCACAGATATGCCTGCGGTGTTAATAGAAACAGGTTTTATTGACCACCTTAGAGAAGGCAGACGCTTCTGCCGTGAAAGATATCTTCAACGCCTTGCAGAAGGGATTGTAAGAGGGATTGAGAATTATATTAAAGTGGTTAAATATTCTCCCACTATGGAAAGAGGAATAGGAGGGTAA
- the mutS gene encoding DNA mismatch repair protein MutS gives MKNKTLTPAMRQYLEIKQQYPDAILFFRMGDFYEMFFEDAEIGSKILEIALTSRQKDVPEPVPMCGIPYHALSSYLPKLIKQGYKVAICEQVEDPKQARGIVRREVVQVITPGMILEPEYLETSKNNYLAAICSWGGGYGLAYLDISTGDFKATQFSSLDMLKEELNRLEPSELLAPKSLSLHFNPKHIVLASQPDEAILDLEQAQEILKSHFDIPSLGVLGLKDWPAAAISAAWILHYAEQGQKTILPHITRLQTYTLDEFMVLDSVTFTHLEVFRRWQGDKQWTLFNILNKTLTPMGGRLLRNMLLRPLKDVKAIKNRLTQVDAFVQTGLLRKAIREKLDKIGDLERINSRIVLGRAHARDLVALKNSLQMLPEVKQLLLSSPSMLHQQKGEQLDSLEDITQLISEGIVDEPPLSLKEGGLIKTGYHEGLDNLSKQTKEAKSWIANLEKKERERTGISNLKVGYNKIFGYYIEITKSQLKQVPEDYIRKQTLVNAERFVTPALKEYENFLLGAEEKRNALEYQLFIEIRERVAKASNRLLKVAAQLAEIDVMSALAEVAVQNNYVCPKIEEKDEIFIKEGRHPVVEQIKDTPFVPNDICLNEKERILIITGPNMAGKSTLIRQIAIIVLMAQIGSFVPAKEARIGIVDKLFTRVGASDALPEGRSTFMIEMEETARILHQATPKSLVILDEIGRGTSTFDGMSIAWAVVEYLHDLGGKGVKSLFATHYHELTELAQIKPKIRNYNVVVREWEGKIIFLYKLLPGGSSRSYGIEVARLAGLPPKVIERAFKILHMLENKEQERVDEERAQKYLQPFLFTPGHQKIVDRLRKLDPNRITPLQALTILHKFKNMIN, from the coding sequence ATGAAAAATAAAACCCTAACACCGGCTATGCGTCAATATCTAGAAATCAAGCAGCAGTATCCTGATGCTATTTTGTTTTTTCGCATGGGTGATTTTTATGAGATGTTTTTTGAGGATGCAGAGATTGGTTCCAAGATATTAGAAATTGCTTTAACTTCCAGACAAAAAGATGTGCCAGAACCTGTTCCTATGTGTGGCATCCCCTATCATGCCCTTTCTTCTTACCTGCCTAAACTGATTAAGCAAGGTTATAAGGTAGCTATCTGTGAGCAGGTAGAAGACCCTAAGCAAGCAAGAGGGATTGTGCGACGAGAGGTAGTTCAGGTGATTACCCCTGGTATGATTTTGGAACCAGAATATCTAGAAACCAGCAAAAATAACTACTTAGCTGCTATATGCTCCTGGGGTGGGGGTTATGGCTTGGCCTATCTGGATATCTCTACTGGTGATTTTAAGGCTACACAATTTAGCAGTTTAGATATGTTAAAAGAAGAGTTAAATCGATTAGAACCCAGTGAACTACTGGCACCAAAAAGCCTTTCTTTACATTTTAATCCCAAACACATTGTTTTAGCCTCTCAACCTGATGAAGCTATCTTAGATTTAGAGCAGGCCCAAGAGATACTGAAGTCCCATTTTGATATTCCTTCTTTAGGTGTGTTGGGTTTAAAGGATTGGCCTGCAGCTGCTATATCTGCTGCCTGGATTCTTCATTATGCAGAACAAGGGCAAAAGACTATTTTACCCCATATTACCCGCTTGCAAACTTATACTTTAGATGAGTTTATGGTGTTAGACAGTGTGACTTTTACCCATCTGGAGGTCTTTAGACGTTGGCAGGGAGATAAACAATGGACACTTTTTAATATCCTCAATAAAACCCTTACTCCTATGGGTGGACGCTTATTGAGAAACATGCTTCTACGCCCCCTGAAAGATGTAAAGGCTATTAAAAACCGTTTAACTCAGGTAGATGCCTTTGTGCAAACTGGTCTATTACGTAAGGCTATAAGGGAAAAATTGGATAAAATAGGAGACTTAGAAAGAATTAATAGCCGCATTGTTTTAGGCAGGGCACATGCCCGTGATTTAGTGGCCTTAAAAAATTCTTTACAAATGTTGCCAGAAGTAAAACAGTTATTACTTTCTAGCCCTTCCATGCTTCATCAGCAAAAAGGAGAGCAATTAGACAGTTTGGAGGATATTACCCAGTTAATCAGTGAGGGGATTGTAGATGAACCCCCTCTTTCTTTAAAAGAAGGAGGGTTGATTAAGACGGGGTATCATGAGGGTTTAGATAACTTGAGCAAACAGACTAAAGAGGCCAAGTCCTGGATTGCCAACCTAGAGAAAAAAGAAAGGGAACGCACAGGGATTTCTAACCTTAAAGTAGGGTATAATAAGATATTTGGCTATTATATAGAAATAACTAAGTCCCAGTTAAAACAGGTGCCTGAAGATTATATTCGGAAACAAACTTTGGTGAATGCAGAGCGGTTTGTTACCCCTGCTTTAAAAGAGTATGAAAACTTTCTTTTAGGGGCAGAGGAGAAAAGAAATGCCTTAGAATACCAATTATTTATAGAAATAAGAGAAAGGGTGGCTAAGGCCAGTAATAGGCTATTAAAAGTAGCAGCTCAATTAGCAGAGATAGATGTGATGTCTGCTTTAGCCGAGGTAGCAGTGCAAAATAATTATGTGTGTCCTAAGATAGAGGAAAAAGATGAGATTTTTATTAAAGAAGGTCGCCATCCTGTTGTAGAGCAAATAAAGGATACCCCATTTGTGCCTAATGATATTTGTTTAAACGAAAAAGAACGTATTTTGATTATCACTGGTCCTAATATGGCAGGAAAATCTACTCTTATTAGACAGATAGCTATTATAGTGCTTATGGCCCAGATAGGGAGCTTTGTGCCAGCCAAAGAAGCAAGAATTGGTATTGTAGATAAGCTTTTTACCAGGGTTGGAGCCTCTGATGCCCTTCCTGAAGGAAGGAGCACCTTTATGATAGAGATGGAAGAAACCGCCCGCATTTTACATCAGGCAACCCCTAAAAGTCTGGTGATTTTAGATGAAATAGGCCGTGGAACCAGCACCTTTGATGGCATGAGTATTGCTTGGGCGGTAGTAGAGTACCTCCATGATTTGGGAGGAAAGGGGGTTAAGAGCCTATTTGCCACCCATTATCATGAATTGACTGAACTTGCTCAAATAAAGCCAAAGATACGCAATTATAATGTGGTAGTCAGAGAATGGGAAGGAAAGATTATTTTCTTATACAAACTCCTTCCTGGGGGAAGTAGTAGGAGTTATGGCATTGAAGTAGCTAGATTGGCCGGATTACCCCCTAAGGTAATTGAGAGGGCATTTAAAATCCTTCATATGTTAGAAAATAAAGAACAGGAACGAGTGGATGAAGAACGGGCCCAAAAATACCTCCAACCTTTTTTGTTTACCCCAGGACATCAAAAAATTGTGGATCGGTTAAGGAAATTAGACCCTAACCGGATTACCCCTTTACAGGCCTTAACGATTTTACATAAATTTAAAAATATGATAAATTAG
- the amrA gene encoding AmmeMemoRadiSam system protein A: MKLSDEQRRFLLKLARDTIKAALDHRPLPQNTVDDPVLSRPCGAFVTLHKGGQLRGCIGSLIGERPLYITIQEMAIEAAFRDPRFPPLSAEELPQIEIEISVLSPLERITNVEQIEVGKHGIYLIKGFHRGVLLPQVATEYGWDRYKFLDNTCLKAGLPPGCWRSGAEIYIFSAEVFSEGNEK, from the coding sequence ATGAAGCTTAGTGATGAACAAAGGCGTTTTTTATTAAAATTAGCCAGAGATACTATTAAGGCAGCCTTAGACCACCGTCCTTTACCTCAAAATACAGTAGATGACCCTGTTTTATCTCGTCCTTGTGGTGCCTTTGTTACCTTACATAAAGGAGGACAATTGCGGGGATGTATTGGCTCTCTGATTGGAGAGAGGCCTCTTTATATTACCATTCAAGAAATGGCTATAGAAGCTGCCTTTAGAGACCCCAGATTCCCTCCCCTAAGTGCAGAAGAATTACCCCAAATTGAAATTGAAATATCGGTGTTATCCCCTTTAGAACGTATTACTAATGTAGAGCAAATAGAGGTAGGGAAACATGGTATTTATCTTATAAAGGGATTTCATAGAGGTGTGCTTTTGCCTCAAGTAGCTACTGAATATGGTTGGGATAGATATAAATTTTTAGATAATACTTGTCTTAAGGCAGGTCTCCCTCCAGGGTGTTGGCGTTCAGGGGCAGAGATTTATATTTTTTCCGCGGAAGTATTTAGTGAGGGAAATGAAAAATAA
- a CDS encoding nicotinate phosphoribosyltransferase, translating to MKTMDREINNKALLTDLYELTMATCYYKYQMFAPATFSLFIREYPPHRGYFVSAGLEDVLCFLESFHFNQKDLDYLDNLGIFPKDFLHYLSTLRFTGDVFAIPEGRIFFKDEPILEITAPIIEAQLVEPFVINVINFQTTIATKASRCVYAARGRKLVDFSLRRTQGVDAGLKVARASYIVGFGGTSNVLAGKLYNIPVFGTMAHSFITSFKKEIDAFRAFSKIFPQNTVLLIDTYDTIIGAHKAAIIGKELLYQGKKLKGVRLDSGDMAPLSKEVRQVFKEAGLNNVMIFASGGFDEYKIAKVLEQGAEIDAFGVGTKMGVSADAPYTDIAYKLVEYDGRPVLKLSMGKKTLVGQKQVFRLKEKNNLQKDIIALRTEKLDGEPLLTPVMKEGKRLFHSEPLTKIRDRFQTEFAALDESYKRLENPAIYLVELGPALQKLQKQVVFKVREKELGES from the coding sequence ATGAAAACAATGGACAGGGAAATCAATAATAAAGCTCTATTAACTGACCTTTATGAGCTTACTATGGCCACTTGTTACTATAAATATCAGATGTTTGCCCCGGCTACTTTTAGTTTATTTATTCGGGAATATCCTCCGCATCGGGGTTATTTTGTCAGTGCTGGTTTAGAAGATGTATTGTGTTTTTTAGAATCTTTTCATTTTAATCAGAAAGACCTGGATTATCTGGACAACTTAGGCATTTTTCCTAAAGATTTTTTGCATTATTTAAGCACTTTGAGGTTTACAGGAGATGTCTTTGCCATTCCAGAAGGAAGGATATTTTTTAAAGATGAGCCTATTTTAGAAATCACTGCTCCCATTATTGAGGCTCAATTGGTGGAACCTTTTGTGATAAATGTCATTAACTTTCAGACAACCATTGCCACCAAGGCCAGTAGATGTGTATATGCTGCTAGAGGGAGAAAATTGGTAGACTTTTCTCTAAGGCGCACCCAAGGAGTGGATGCAGGATTAAAGGTGGCTAGAGCAAGTTATATTGTGGGGTTTGGTGGGACTAGTAATGTATTGGCAGGAAAATTGTATAATATTCCTGTTTTTGGCACCATGGCTCATTCTTTTATTACCAGTTTTAAAAAGGAGATAGATGCCTTTAGGGCGTTTAGCAAAATATTTCCCCAAAATACAGTGCTATTGATAGACACTTATGATACCATTATTGGTGCCCATAAGGCAGCCATTATAGGAAAGGAGCTTCTTTATCAAGGCAAAAAATTAAAAGGGGTAAGATTAGACAGTGGAGATATGGCTCCTTTAAGTAAAGAAGTAAGACAGGTCTTTAAAGAAGCAGGTCTTAATAATGTTATGATTTTTGCCAGTGGCGGATTTGATGAATATAAGATAGCTAAAGTTCTGGAACAAGGCGCAGAAATAGATGCCTTTGGAGTGGGAACCAAAATGGGTGTTTCTGCAGATGCTCCTTATACAGACATTGCTTATAAATTGGTTGAGTATGATGGGAGGCCAGTGTTAAAATTGAGCATGGGGAAAAAAACACTGGTAGGGCAAAAACAGGTATTTAGATTAAAAGAGAAAAATAATTTACAAAAGGACATAATTGCCCTTCGCACAGAAAAGCTTGATGGCGAACCTCTTCTTACACCAGTGATGAAAGAAGGAAAACGATTGTTCCACAGCGAACCATTAACAAAGATCAGAGATAGATTCCAAACAGAATTTGCTGCCTTGGATGAGAGTTATAAAAGATTAGAAAACCCTGCAATATATTTGGTAGAGTTAGGTCCTGCGTTACAAAAACTCCAAAAACAAGTGGTTTTTAAGGTAAGAGAAAAAGAATTAGGAGAGAGTTAA
- a CDS encoding type II toxin-antitoxin system PemK/MazF family toxin → MAKILRGDICWADLNPVIGSEQGGFRPVLILSHDIFNERSGTVIAMAITNQPQRAGFPLTFELSETKLPKKSWVKISQIRTLSIKRIRGKIASISPEGLELIIEGLNEIIRG, encoded by the coding sequence ATGGCCAAGATATTAAGGGGAGACATTTGCTGGGCTGATTTAAATCCTGTAATAGGGAGTGAACAGGGCGGTTTTCGCCCTGTTCTTATTTTGAGTCATGATATTTTTAATGAAAGATCCGGTACCGTGATAGCTATGGCAATTACAAATCAACCTCAAAGAGCAGGATTTCCTTTAACCTTTGAACTTTCAGAGACAAAACTCCCTAAAAAATCGTGGGTCAAAATAAGTCAAATTCGAACATTATCTATCAAAAGGATTAGGGGAAAAATTGCAAGTATTTCTCCTGAGGGACTTGAGTTAATTATAGAGGGATTAAATGAAATAATTAGAGGTTAA
- a CDS encoding ribbon-helix-helix domain-containing protein, producing MPVSKIAITIDNELVKEIDLLVKSNLFPNRSKAIQEAVKEKLERLKRTRLAKECAKLDPEFEENMAEEGFSLEIEEWPRY from the coding sequence ATGCCAGTTTCAAAAATTGCAATTACAATTGATAATGAGCTGGTTAAGGAAATTGATTTATTGGTAAAATCAAATTTATTTCCAAATAGAAGTAAAGCTATTCAAGAAGCTGTTAAGGAAAAATTAGAGCGGTTAAAAAGGACTCGATTAGCTAAGGAGTGTGCTAAACTTGACCCTGAATTTGAGGAAAATATGGCAGAAGAGGGATTTTCACTGGAGATAGAAGAATGGCCAAGATATTAA